The DNA segment CGGTACCGTTCAGCCTCAAACAGTGCTGGTACGACCTCATCGACTTCGAGATGCGGACCTTCAACGGACCACAGCGAGACCAGCCTGCACTGGAGCAGGCGGGTGACCCTGTGTCTCTCACGCCTCCCAAGTACGCCCCTGCGGCACTGGGCTCTGCTGGACCATTCTTGAATACGCAAGCAAGGGGCATTCGCCGACAGCTAAATCTGATGCGTTCTCGGCTGCTCGACCATCGATTCGACTTCATCCTTCATCCCGGCCCGTGGGAACCTGCGCTGAATGGAACCGCTCAACTTGACTTGGACAAACTCCTGGACGACTGGTTGGGACACGAGAAGCCGGTCACAATCCTGGACCTTTCGGGCGTACCAAGCTCCGTGTTGACAACACTTGTAGGCTCAATCTTGCGGATCGTTTACGAGGCACTCTACTGGAGCCGCGAGAAAACCGAAGGGGGAATACACCGCCCGCTGCTGGTCGTGATGGAAGAGGCACACCGTTACCTATCCGGCGCGAAGGAAGATGGCCCGGCTGCTGACATAGTTAAGCGCATCGCCAAGGAAGGCCGCAAGTACGGGATTGGCGCGATGGTGGTTTCACAGCGCCCCGCCGAGGTCGATGAGACCATCCTGTCACAGTGCGGCACTATCTTGGCCTTGCGGCTGTCGAACCCAGAAGACCGCGCCCGTGTGAAAGGAGCACTTCCCGATAACCTCGGTGGGCTAGTGGACCTACTGCCGGTGTTAAGAACGGGGGAAGCCATCGTCGCCGGAGAGGCCGCCAGACTTCCGGTGCGATGCCGCGTCACGTTGCCCGCACTTGAGCATCGCCCAAAGAGTTCTGACCCCAAGGTCTCCGAAGCCTGGGCTACCAAGCGGATAGCGGAAGGGTATGACCGAGTCGTGGCCTCGTGGCGAGCTCAGAGGACGTTTGCAGTCACGCAAGAACTTGGCATCGTGCGAGTTCCAGTCGAAGACACACCAGAACCACAGGGAGATAAACAATGAACCGAGAACCAGTAGCCTCCTCCAACATTGCCGCTATCGGGTACGACGAACCGTCTCAGACTTTGGAGGTGGAGTTCACGAGCGGTGCCATCTACCAGTATTACAACGTGACGCAGACGCTTTTTGAGCAACTCATTCAGGCAGGCTCCAAGGGGCAGTTCTTGGCCTATCAAATCAAGAATTCTTACCCGTACTCCCGCATCGGTTGAGAGGAATCTGCATTGAATGCCCTGGCGGCATCGCTTTACGCACGGGCCATGTTGATACGTCCGCTGCTCAGGATGCCTTAGCCCCGGTTGGGTACCGTATCGCCTGTTTCCCGACGTGTGTTTCAGACTGGCTCAGGGCGCCAAAGGAAATTTAACGATCTTTAATTCCAAGAAGACCTGCATAAAATCATTTGCCCTCAATGCAAAAAGGCTTTCAAAATCGATGAGGCGGGCTACGCGGATATTCAGAAGCAAGTCCGCGACTGAAGTTGCCCCGGTTTGACGGACACCTTACGCTGTAGAGCAAGGAGTTCAAAATGGGCAATACAAGGCCGCCGTATCCGGCGGAGTTCCGAGAGCAGATGGTGGAGCTGGTGCGATCGGGCAGGACACCAGCAGAATTGGCGCGCGAGTTCGGGGTAACCGCGCAAACCATCGCCAACTGGGTTGGCGCCACTGGGGGCCAAGCGTCGCGGAGCCAGGCGGCAGGTGCGCTCTCCGAGAGCGAACGCGAGGAGCCGGCAAGGCTGCGCCGGCAGTTGCGGCAAGTGCAGATGGAGCGCGACATCCTGGCAAAGGCTACGGCCTGGTTCGCCGCCAAGAGCGACAAGACGTTCACACCGTCTTCGAACTCATGGACGCGAACCTGGCCGACTTCCCCGTTCGAACGATGTGCCGGGTGCTGGGCATGTCCCACAGCGGTTTTTACCACTGACGGTACCGAATGCCAAGCCAGCGCGGTGGACGACCTGGTGGTCACCGAGCGGATCAGGCAGGTGCATGTGGGTTTCCCGTGAGAACTACGGCCGGCCACGGATGCGGGCCGAGTTGGCTGCGCCAGGGTGTCATCCACCACTCGGACCAGGGCAGTCTGGGCTTCCTCGGCATTCATGCCGCCGTACCTGGCTCGCCACTTGTAGAACGTGGGCTCGCTGGACCCGCCCTGCCGGCAGACCTCCTTGACCGCGAAGCCCGCTTCGGCCTGCTTCAGGAAACCAATGATCTACTGCTCCGTGAATCGACTCTTCCTCATGTCCGTCATTCTCCAAGTTGACGGTCCTCATTTCCATTCGGCTGGTGCGGCTATCGGGGAGCACGTCATGGGAGCTCCAGAGCCGTACTTGACAAAGAAGTCTAAGCACATTTGTCGCGATTTTGCGAGCGCGACGTGAGATAGCCCCCTGATTCCCCGGCCCCGTCCTGTCGCTTATCTTTGGAGATAGGAACAGGACTGTGCATATGACTAGACATACGGAGTCAGTAGAGGTAGTGGTGAAGGACCAGCGCCGCAGGCGCTGGTCCCTCGCAGAGAAGGCGGCCCTGGTGCGCCGCACCTATGAACCAGGCATGAGTGTGTCGCTGGTGGCTCGCCAGGAAGGCGTCTCGGCGGGGCTGCTGTTCCAGTGGCGCAAGCTCGAACGCCAGGGGGCCTTGACCGCTGTGTCTGCTGGCGAAGCCGGGGTGCCGGCATCCGAGCTGGCTGCTGCTCGTGCGGAAATCGCCAAGCTCCAGCGCGTGCTCGGTAAGAAGACCCTGGAGAACGAAGTCCTCAAGGAAGCCGTGGAGTACGCAGCCGAAAAAAAGTGGATTGCGCGCTCGCCCTTGTTGCCCGGGGACGACCAGTGAAGACGGTCTGCCGGACGATGGGGCTGGCGCGCTCGCACGTGCGCGACCTGCTCGGGCGCGATGAAGACTGGCGCGATGGCCGCAGGCACCGCACGCCTACGGACGATGCCGCGCTGCTTGGTGAACTGCGCCAGAAGATTGCGCAGTTGCCCAGCTATGGCTATCGACGCGCTTGTGCCTTGGTCAACCGCCAGCGCGCGGCTCAGGGTGGTCCCAGGGTCAATGCCAAGCGCGTCTATCGCGTGATGGCAGCAGCCGGCCTGCTGCTGCCCAAGGCACCGCGCCGACGCCAGTCGGCACGCACGCATGAGGGCCGTGTGGCGGTCTCGCGCAGTGACCTGCGATGGTGCTCCGACGGCCTGGAGATCAAGTGCGACTCGGGTCAGACCGTGACAGCCACCTTCACGAAGGACTGCTGCGACCGGGAGGTCATGGCCTGGCGGGCCTGGGAAGGCAAGGGACTGCCGGGTGAGCCCGTGCGCGAGATGCTCATTGAAGCGGCCGAGCGCCGCTTCGGCGCGGTGGAGGCAGTGCCGGCGGGCCAGGAGCTCGAGTTCCTGAGCGACAACGGTGGGGCTTACATCGCAGCCGAGACGCGAGCGCTGGCCCGCGCACTGGGCCTCAAACCCATCAACACGCCCGTGTGCAGCCCGCAGAGCAACGGCATGGCCGAAAGCTTCGTGAACACCTTCAAGCGCGACTACGTAGCGCGCATGGACCTACGTGACGCAAGGACGGTGCTGGCACAGTTGT comes from the Paracidovorax avenae ATCC 19860 genome and includes:
- a CDS encoding ATP-binding protein encodes the protein MIEGHMYRVAQVGGFVRIPQGYQDLFGIVSEVGASADSKAGSGGRWMTVELAGEALGQRFERGLSQLPSINDAVHIVSEGDLKRIYGSEGLDQIAIGTLSSSESITVKLSLDALVTRHSAVLGSTGSGKSTTVASLLRSIVRPNQESGAPASRILLLDLHGEYTHALADFARVYSATPQPGERPLFVPYWALQAKDLLDFVAGGLTENQEIAFSDKIQEMKTSVLAAANFAGLDPQSLTVDSPVPFSLKQCWYDLIDFEMRTFNGPQRDQPALEQAGDPVSLTPPKYAPAALGSAGPFLNTQARGIRRQLNLMRSRLLDHRFDFILHPGPWEPALNGTAQLDLDKLLDDWLGHEKPVTILDLSGVPSSVLTTLVGSILRIVYEALYWSREKTEGGIHRPLLVVMEEAHRYLSGAKEDGPAADIVKRIAKEGRKYGIGAMVVSQRPAEVDETILSQCGTILALRLSNPEDRARVKGALPDNLGGLVDLLPVLRTGEAIVAGEAARLPVRCRVTLPALEHRPKSSDPKVSEAWATKRIAEGYDRVVASWRAQRTFAVTQELGIVRVPVEDTPEPQGDKQ
- a CDS encoding KTSC domain-containing protein, whose amino-acid sequence is MNREPVASSNIAAIGYDEPSQTLEVEFTSGAIYQYYNVTQTLFEQLIQAGSKGQFLAYQIKNSYPYSRIG
- a CDS encoding IS3 family transposase (programmed frameshift), producing MTRHTESVEVVVKDQRRRRWSLAEKAALVRRTYEPGMSVSLVARQEGVSAGLLFQWRKLERQGALTAVSAGEAGVPASELAAARAEIAKLQRVLGKKTLENEVLKEAVEYAAEKKLDCALALVARGRPVKTVCRTMGLARSHVRDLLGRDEDWRDGRRHRTPTDDAALLGELRQKIAQLPSYGYRRACALVNRQRAAQGGPRVNAKRVYRVMAAAGLLLPKAPRRRQSARTHEGRVAVSRSDLRWCSDGLEIKCDSGQTVTATFTKDCCDREVMAWRAWEGKGLPGEPVREMLIEAAERRFGAVEAVPAGQELEFLSDNGGAYIAAETRALARALGLKPINTPVCSPQSNGMAESFVNTFKRDYVARMDLRDARTVLAQLSAAFEHFNEVHPHSSLKMRSPREFRRQQAARVRLEPSMDQSLYCE